A single region of the Oenococcus kitaharae DSM 17330 genome encodes:
- a CDS encoding 5-methyltetrahydropteroyltriglutamate--homocysteine S-methyltransferase: protein MTLVASKIGFQHVGSFLRPQAIKEARAKFAKKEITFDQLHEIENQEIGKLIKKEAEAGLDYVTDGEFRRSYWHLDFFWGFGGVKHTHYGEGYRFAHEETRDDSAVLDGKLTFDAEKHPFINDFKITKAFADENNVQAKITIPAPAQFYAELVRGDNAKTVRNFYATDDALFADIIKVYHEAILAFYDAGARVVQIDDCTWGMLVDKNFWQTMVGAGFDPEKLKDTYLRLNNGAIADLPSDLTVNTHVCRGNYHSDWAAQGGYDSVADKLFGQENVANYFLEYDSDRAGSFAPLAKVSGDKRVVLGLITSKSPVLEDRQVIIDRIHQAEKYLPLDRLWLSTQCGFASTEEGNELTEADEWKKLALVKSIIEEVWG, encoded by the coding sequence ATGACATTAGTAGCAAGTAAAATTGGTTTTCAGCACGTTGGTTCCTTTTTGCGGCCGCAGGCAATCAAGGAGGCCCGGGCTAAGTTTGCTAAGAAGGAAATTACCTTCGATCAGCTGCACGAGATTGAAAATCAGGAAATCGGCAAGTTAATCAAAAAAGAGGCTGAGGCAGGACTCGATTACGTCACGGATGGTGAATTCCGCCGCAGTTACTGGCACCTTGATTTCTTCTGGGGATTTGGCGGCGTAAAACACACGCATTATGGCGAAGGCTATCGTTTTGCCCATGAAGAGACGCGTGATGACTCGGCTGTTTTGGATGGCAAGCTGACCTTTGATGCTGAGAAACATCCCTTTATTAATGACTTTAAAATCACGAAAGCCTTTGCTGACGAAAATAATGTCCAAGCCAAAATCACAATACCAGCGCCCGCACAGTTCTATGCTGAGCTTGTTCGCGGCGATAATGCAAAAACAGTTCGCAATTTTTATGCCACAGATGATGCCTTGTTTGCTGATATCATCAAGGTTTATCACGAAGCCATTTTGGCCTTTTATGATGCCGGCGCTCGTGTTGTGCAGATTGATGACTGCACTTGGGGCATGCTGGTTGATAAGAATTTTTGGCAGACAATGGTTGGTGCCGGTTTTGATCCCGAGAAGCTGAAGGATACTTATTTGAGGCTGAACAATGGTGCGATTGCTGACCTGCCCTCAGATTTGACAGTTAATACACACGTTTGCCGTGGCAATTATCATTCTGATTGGGCAGCACAAGGCGGCTATGATTCAGTAGCCGATAAGCTTTTCGGCCAGGAAAATGTTGCCAACTATTTCTTGGAATATGATTCTGACCGTGCCGGCAGTTTTGCACCTTTGGCTAAAGTCAGCGGTGATAAAAGAGTTGTTCTGGGCCTTATAACTTCTAAAAGCCCTGTATTAGAAGATCGTCAAGTCATTATCGATCGTATTCATCAGGCCGAAAAATATCTGCCTTTGGACCGTTTGTGGCTCTCGACTCAGTGCGGTTTTGCTTCGACCGAAGAAGGTAATGAGTTAACTGAAGCTGATGAATGGAAGAAATTAGCTTTGGTCAAGTCAATTATCGAAGAGGTTTGGGGATAA
- a CDS encoding superoxide dismutase, translating to MTFVLPELPYNYDALTPYIDERTMHLHHDMHHQTYINKLNALLVDYPEFANWPIEKILTNLDKLPENLRTPVRNQAGGHYNHSLFWKMLSPDFNQKIDAGLLSRINKEWGNLQEFKNAFSSSAVAVFGSGWTWLVMKPDGKLQIVSTMNQDSPISMGLTPLLGIDLWEHAYYLKYENRRPEYIKAFWHVVNWAQVSQNMSQSSLSEIVM from the coding sequence ATGACTTTTGTTTTACCCGAATTACCCTACAATTACGATGCGCTAACACCTTATATCGACGAAAGAACCATGCACCTTCACCATGACATGCACCATCAGACCTATATTAATAAATTAAATGCCCTGCTGGTGGATTACCCGGAATTTGCAAATTGGCCGATTGAAAAGATACTGACCAATCTGGACAAACTGCCTGAAAATCTACGGACACCGGTACGAAACCAAGCTGGCGGCCACTACAATCACAGCCTTTTTTGGAAGATGCTTTCTCCGGACTTTAATCAGAAAATCGATGCCGGACTTCTCAGCAGGATCAACAAAGAATGGGGAAACCTGCAAGAATTCAAAAACGCCTTTTCCAGCAGCGCCGTTGCCGTATTCGGATCCGGCTGGACATGGCTTGTGATGAAACCAGATGGCAAGTTGCAAATTGTCTCCACAATGAATCAGGATTCGCCAATTTCGATGGGGCTGACACCGCTTTTGGGAATTGATCTTTGGGAGCATGCTTATTATTTGAAATACGAAAATCGCCGGCCTGAATATATCAAAGCATTCTGGCACGTCGTTAATTGGGCACAAGTTTCCCAAAACATGTCACAGTCTTCGCTTTCAGAGATAGTGATGTAA
- a CDS encoding dihydrolipoyl dehydrogenase family protein: MPDKQFDYDVLYIGSGHGTFDGAIPLAAKGYKVAVVEADLIGGTCPNRGCNAKIILDMPVALRRQFEDLNGVVTGGVAIDWSQNVAHKDEVIGVLPGFIGGLLDSVHIDVIHGKGVLEDPHTVSIDGTLKTAGKIVIATGLRPNRLDIPGIDLAHDSSDFMNLTKMPKKITIIGAGYIAMEFATIASATGADVTVLLRGDKALRAFHQEFVETIISDLEKHGVAFKRETSVTELKAAGDQIEVLTSDGQSSTTDWVLDATGRIPNVENIGLEKVGVHYTAKGVTVNDHLQTSVPSIYASGDVIDKTQPKLTPTAIFESKYLSAQFAGESSDPIKYPVIPSVVFTTPRLAKAGVSPETAAAAPSDYTVSANHIPDDWYRQASKETLGDNLLVFDKAHHLVGATEVSNQAENVINSLLPAIEFKFGPAELNRLVYLFPSITSAAYGQL; encoded by the coding sequence ATGCCTGATAAGCAATTTGATTATGATGTTTTGTACATTGGAAGTGGTCATGGTACTTTTGACGGTGCGATTCCACTTGCAGCTAAAGGTTACAAAGTAGCAGTTGTAGAAGCTGATTTAATTGGCGGTACCTGTCCGAACCGCGGCTGCAACGCGAAAATTATTCTGGATATGCCCGTTGCGCTTCGTCGCCAATTCGAGGATCTAAATGGTGTCGTAACAGGCGGCGTTGCAATTGATTGGTCGCAAAATGTTGCTCATAAAGATGAGGTCATCGGGGTACTTCCCGGCTTTATCGGCGGCCTTTTGGACTCAGTGCACATCGACGTGATTCACGGCAAAGGTGTTTTGGAAGATCCTCATACTGTTTCGATTGATGGTACTTTGAAAACGGCTGGCAAAATCGTGATTGCGACTGGCCTGCGCCCCAACCGTCTGGACATTCCTGGGATTGATTTGGCTCATGATAGCAGTGATTTCATGAATTTGACAAAGATGCCGAAAAAAATCACGATTATCGGCGCCGGTTATATCGCGATGGAGTTTGCGACAATTGCCAGTGCCACTGGTGCTGATGTGACCGTTTTGCTTCGCGGCGACAAGGCTTTGCGTGCCTTCCATCAGGAATTTGTCGAGACGATTATCAGCGATTTGGAAAAACACGGTGTTGCTTTCAAACGCGAGACCTCAGTAACAGAACTGAAAGCCGCTGGCGATCAGATTGAAGTGCTGACATCTGATGGCCAATCCAGCACGACAGATTGGGTACTGGATGCCACTGGCAGAATCCCAAATGTTGAAAACATTGGTCTTGAAAAGGTGGGTGTGCACTATACAGCTAAGGGTGTCACGGTGAACGATCACCTGCAGACTTCTGTCCCGAGTATTTATGCTTCTGGCGATGTGATTGATAAGACACAACCTAAGCTGACACCGACTGCGATCTTTGAATCTAAATATCTATCGGCACAGTTTGCCGGAGAATCAAGCGATCCGATCAAGTATCCGGTCATTCCATCGGTCGTCTTTACGACACCGCGTTTGGCTAAAGCCGGTGTTTCACCGGAAACAGCAGCTGCAGCACCATCTGATTACACAGTTTCAGCTAATCATATTCCTGATGATTGGTACCGCCAGGCAAGCAAAGAGACGCTGGGCGATAACCTGCTGGTCTTTGATAAGGCCCATCATCTAGTAGGTGCGACTGAAGTCAGCAATCAGGCGGAAAATGTGATCAACAGCCTGCTGCCCGCCATTGAATTCAAATTCGGGCCGGCTGAGCTGAATCGTCTGGTTTATTTGTTCCCATCGATTACTTCTGCGGCTTATGGCCAATTGTAA